The following proteins come from a genomic window of Carassius auratus strain Wakin chromosome 18, ASM336829v1, whole genome shotgun sequence:
- the LOC113118398 gene encoding uncharacterized protein LOC113118398, translated as MPQGKRALVPVNTRRRVKADEDYFPFNSLPVECQLHVLSFLSEVDKCNSALVCASWSCLVRSGKLWRVADYSRRGVFHLGQEGLLVSNREFERWKAWVHHYTHHLISRGASLLTLKASFDLGDQCNKWGELLSHLLENVHCRDLSHLDLNWTFTLLEPLDLRVHTSSSSHQDNITKMDQINNFQVLLARLVHSCPRIAKMRLHFDWSETSVALITQFQHLRILELKYFWVFKGVCPNTLQTLTKSLPNLKSLTLHVLVPLRNLGISYTLESLSLEFLDVSPSRGLVFSCLNLPALRELRAKKIVRGITLDRRTRLQIQSRWPCLYQVLREGTPKLQALNNERLLPNWKEQSYRELTSILQQSCYCLQHLDSWLW; from the coding sequence ATGCCTCAAGGGAAGAGAGCACTTGTTCCTGTTAATACAAGGAGAAGGGTTAAAGCTGATGAAGATTACTTCCCTTTCAACTCCCTGCCGGTGGAATGTCAGCTCCATGTGCTCTCATTCCTCAGTGAGGTAGACAAATGCAACTCTGCCCTTGTGTGTGCGAGCTGGAGCTGCTTAGTGCGCTCTGGGAAGCTTTGGAGGGTTGCAGACTATTCCCGCCGTGGGGTGTTTCATCTTGGCCAGGAGGGTCTGCTCGTTTCCAACAGAGAGTTTGAGCGCTGGAAGGCTTGGGTTCACCATTACACCCATCATCTTATATCCCGTGGGGCTAGTTTGCTCACTCTGAAGGCCAGTTTTGATCTAGGAGACCAGTGCAATAAATGGGGAGAGCTCCTGTCGCACCTTCTAGAGAACGTGCACTGCCGGGATCTCAGTCATTTAGACTTGAACTGGACATTTACGTTGCTTGAACCTCTTGACCTTCGTGTCCACACCAGTTCTAGTTCCCATCAAGACAATATTACCAAGATGGACCAGATTAATAACTTCCAGGTTCTCCTGGCCAGACTCGTCCACAGCTGTCCCAGGATTGCCAAAATGCGCCTGCACTTCGACTGGTCCGAAACATCAGTTGCACTGATCACTCAGTTTCAACACCTCCGTATCTTAGAGTTGAAGTACTTTTGGGTATTCAAAGGGGTCTGTCCGAACACTTTACAGACGCTGACGAAATCCCTGCCTAATCTAAAATCCCTCACGCTCCATGTTCTTGTTCCGCTGCGAAATCTAGGCATCTCATACACCCTTGAATCCCTTTCGCTCGAGTTCCTAGATGTGTCACCCAGTCGTGGTCTGGTCTTCTCCTGCCTTAACCTCCCAGCGCTGCGAGAGCTGCGGGCGAAAAAGATAGTTCGGGGCATTACTCTGGACCGTCGGACTCGGCTACAGATACAGAGCCGATGGCCCTGCTTGTATCAGGTCTTACGTGAAGGGACGCCCAAACTTCAGGCCCTTAACAATGAAAGACTCCTTCCCAACTGGAAAGAGCAAAGTTACCGAGAGCTGACGTCTATCCTCCAGCAGTCTTGCTATTGTCTTCAGCATTTAGACAGTTGGCTCTGGTGA
- the LOC113118399 gene encoding histone-lysine N-methyltransferase KMT5B-like: MGESKNMVLNGRRHGSKFSSNQPVSKSRLQNTQRAHLRQSKGSPSARRCSRRCGGAPPEAERRHVPSSGMTAKELCEYDDLSTSLILDPYLGFQTHKMNTRFRPIKGRQGELREVIKLFKKHDNLEKAFQALTAGDWTRHHFLNKTKSQEKLFKAHVFVYLRMFASDSGFEILSCNRYSSEQNGAKIVATKDWKRNDKIEHLVGCIAELSPSEERMLLRHGENDFSVMYSTRKNCAQLWLGPAAFINHDCRPNCKFVSTGRDTACVKVLRDIEPGEEISCYYGDGFFGENNEFCECYTCERRGTGAFKSKAGLPVETPVINSKYGLRETDKRLNRLKKLGESCRNSDSQSVSSNAEADSQEPTTVQTSLRKRTSQSCGRKHGEAKAITRKTLSSPSSSTSSSKRSQTNISSLPKRLNSKPTHPLPKGRQRCRGVWTKSSSRVSASGDLKEPSRQDADRRSSGGKGSVARQSENNQSSSKGASPSKDSTLCPYRTRRSTRTSLGAQGADGTQALSQPSSPGVVLKSEPGELFPVTPGHQMNTPSLETSCPRKGTCPRRRRTIKQEESASYGESFLQEGVPDLRHAVRAADVADCGKVVLGLPDCHQHYNGSAKSSKSLRRGKGKKKRQITRYDAQLILQNNSGIPKITLRRRRDSSSSKNETREASSSSSSKISIKFSKEHETDRSSSYVAKLNNGFSHGSHSSSTKLKIQLKREEDSAGLHRSYPEDVTLEEGDVLDHNAGAQVGQSMEVESLSSEDEEEDYFDNEDDFIPLPPAKRLRLIVGKDSIDIDISSRRREDQSLRLNA, encoded by the exons ATGGGAGAATCCAAGAACATGGTGCTGAATGGCAGGAGACATGGCAGCAAGTTCTCCAGTAATCAGCCCGTAAGCAAGTCCAGGCTGCAAAACACACAGAGAGCCCATCTTCGTCAAAGCAAGGGCTCCCCGAGTGCTAGAAGATGCAGTCGAC GTTGTGGTGGGGCGCCCCCGGAGGCAGAAAGGCGCCATGTCCCCTCATCGGGAATGACTGCCAAGGAGCTGTGTGAATATGATGATCTGAGCACCAGTTTGATCCTGGATCCTTACCTTGGCTTCCAGACACACAAGATGAACACCAG GTTTCGACCAATTAAAGGTCGCCAAGGGGAGCTGAGGGAAGTGATCAAGCTTTTTAAGAAGCATGACAACCTGGAAAAAGCTTTTCAGGCTTTGACTGCTGGCGACTGGACGAGACATCACTTCCTCAACAAGACTAAGTCCCAAGAAAAGCTCTTCAAAGCGcat GTGTTTGTTTACCTACGCATGTTTGCTTCGGACAGCGGCTTTGAGATCCTTTCTTGTAATCGCTACTCTTCTGAGCAAAACGGAGCCAAAATAGTAGCAACAAAAGATTG GAAGAGGAATGATAAAATTGAACATCTTGTGGGCTGCATTGCTGAGCTGTCTCCCAGTGAAGAGAGGATGTTGCTTCGACATGGAGAGAATGATTTCAGTGTCATGTACTCGACACGCAAAAACTGCGCTCAACTCTGGCTTGGACCTGCGGCTTTTATTAACCATG ATTGCCGACCAAATTGCAAG TTTGTGTCAACAGGTCGAGACACCGCCTGTGTGAAGGTTTTGCGCGACATTGAACCGGGGGAAGAGATCTCCTGTTACTATGGAGATGGATTCTTTGGAGAAAACAATGAATTCTGTGAATGCTATACTTGTGAAAG acgtgGAACTGGAGCTTTCAAGTCGAAAGCAGGGTTGCCCGTGGAGACTCCAGTGATCAATAGCAAGTATGgcctcagagagacagacaagCGTCTgaacagactgaagaagctgGGAGAAAGTTGCAGGAACTCCGACAGCCAGTCTGTCAGCTCCAATGCAGAGGCAGACTCTCAGGAACCAACCACTGTACAAACAT cattaCGTAAGAGGACTTCACAGTCCTGTGGCAGAAAGCACGGCGAAGCTAAAGCTATAACGAGGAAAACTCTGTCAAGCCCTTCTTCTTCTACCTCATCCTCTAAACGAAGTCAAACAAATATTTCGAGTTTACCAAAGAGACTTAATTCAAAGCCCACACACCCTTTGCCTAAAGGAAGACAACGGTGTCGAGGCGTATGGACGAAATCTTCTAGCCGAGTGAGTGCTAGTGGTGATCTCAAGGAGCCCTCCAGACAAGATGCAGACAGACGCAGCTCCGGAGGCAAAGGCAGTGTAGCGCGCCAATCAGAAAACAATCAGAGCTCTTCGAAGGGTGCTTCCCCAAGCAAGGACAGCACACTTTGCCCTTACAGAACTCGTAGGTCCACGAGGACCTCTCTCGGTGCTCAGGGGGCTGACGGCACGCAGGCATTAAGTCAGCCGTCTAGCCCAGGTGTAGTCCTCAAGTCAGAGCCTGGAGAGCTCTTTCCCGTGACACCAGGGCACCAGATGAACACCCCTAGTTTGGAGACCAGCTGTCCAAGGAAAGGGACGTGTCCCAGACGCAGGAGGACAATAAAACAGGAAGAGTCCGCCTCCTATGGTGAGTCCTTCCTCCAGGAGGGCGTGCCCGACCTGCGCCACGCGGTTCGGGCTGCAGATGTAGCAGACTGTGGGAAGGTGGTGCTCGGCCTGCCGGACTGCCACCAGCACTACAACGGCTCGGCTAAAAGCAGCAAGTCCCTGCGCCGAGGCAAGGGCAAGAAGAAGCGGCAGATCACGCGCTACGACGCTCAGCTGATTCTGCAGAACAACTCAGGCATTCCCAAGATAACACTACGCCGGCGTCGAGACAGCAGCAGCAGTAAGAACGAGACCAGAGAGGCCAGCTCCTCCAGCTCTTCCAAAATCAGCATCAAGTTCAGCAAAGAGCACGAGACTGACCGGAGCAGCTCGTACGTGGCCAAACTGAACAATGGCTTCAGCCACGGCTCCCACAGCAGCTCCACCAAGCTCAAGATCCAGCTGAAGCGGGAGGAAGACAGCGCGGGGTTGCATCGCTCTTACCCGGAGGACGTCACCTTAGAAGAGGGGGATGTACTGGATCACAATGCGGGCGCTCAGGTTGGTCAGAGCATGGAAGTGGAATCGCTGTCCTCTGAGGACGAAGAAGAGGACTACTTTGATAACGAGGATGATTTCATCCCGCTCCCACCAGCAAAACGCCTGCGGCTCATCGTGGGCAAAGATTCCATAGACATTGACATTTCTTCCAGACGACGAGAAGATCAGTCCCTCAGACTCAATGCATAA